cacagacacacacccccCTACCTTTGTGGTACTGCTGGTTCTTGTTGATGATCTTCTCCGACAGCCCCTCCTCTTCGTCCAGCTGCTCCATCGGCTCCACGGTGACGGGCCGCGGGAACGCGGTCAGCAGGTACGCGCCGTCGCTGCACTTATCCAGCGCCTTGCGCGCGGCGGGCTTGGACGTGTACTCCACGATCCCCTTCCCCGTGGGCCGGCCCCGGTCGTCCACGATCACCACCGCCCTCTCGATCTGCCCGAACACCGCGAACGCCTCCTCCAGCAGCTCGTTGGACACGAAGTCGGGCAGGTTCTTCACCGCCAGCGCGGCGCCGTGCGTCGCGAAGCGAACGCGGATCGGCCTGCCGCGGAACGTCGTGTCGTCGAGCTCGGCTCGGGCGATCTCGGCGATGATTCGGGTCTCCAGCCGAATGAAGCCGAAGCCTCGCTCCTTGTTGATGAAGATCTCGTTCGCCTTGCCGTACTTGGCGAACAGCTTCTCCAGGTCCTCCTCCGTGACCCCGGTGGGGAGGTTTCCCACGAAGAGTCGGCTCCGCTGGGTGAACGTTTTCTCCCCGGGCTTCCGGAAGCCCTGCAGGTCCAGGGTTAGGGCCTCGTTAGCCCGGTTGGGCTCGGGTTGCTGCCCGTTTGTCCCCCCTCCGGGTCTCCGGGTGGAGTTGTTGGAGCCGCCGTGGTTCTGCTGGGCCCGGTTTCCCTGCATGGTCTCGG
The genomic region above belongs to Etheostoma cragini isolate CJK2018 unplaced genomic scaffold, CSU_Ecrag_1.0 ScbMSFa_977, whole genome shotgun sequence and contains:
- the LOC117941562 gene encoding non-POU domain-containing octamer-binding protein-like → MQGNRAQQNHGGSNNSTRRPGGGTNGQQPEPNRANEALTLDLQGFRKPGEKTFTQRSRLFVGNLPTGVTEEDLEKLFAKYGKANEIFINKERGFGFIRLETRIIAEIARAELDDTTFRGRPIRVRFATHGAALAVKNLPDFVSNELLEEAFAVFGQIERAVVIVDDRGRPTGKGIVEYTSKPAARKALDKCSDGAYLLTAFPRPVTVEPMEQLDEEEGLSEKIINKNQQYHKGRG